A region from the Benincasa hispida cultivar B227 chromosome 12, ASM972705v1, whole genome shotgun sequence genome encodes:
- the LOC120092806 gene encoding LOW QUALITY PROTEIN: transcription factor bHLH91-like (The sequence of the model RefSeq protein was modified relative to this genomic sequence to represent the inferred CDS: deleted 1 base in 1 codon), with the protein MKFSYENMYEETGCSDPNSMSAEPTPDASENGFPQTMAHIASLPSFPPPLIPGAPQETTHGHFHDNDLNLSMDEVSYHHHRTSGGDAMELEFQQAAAAAVGAFDNTHNFGQEVTSDSNRMVCLDQSNWVGTQIQEMGFNHHHQIQSQDHQHQQHHFSDSAMATAYTQAPDLLNFLNMPAAARCSNKSSISFSNLHTSAMGGYLGDLPAGDGGTSSSTSLSILYDPLFHLNLPPQPPLFKELFHSLPHGYGLPAASSRVRGGSLFPEGEIMEREGTAGVYEDGDGSGVLEFSRDMADCIGKGRDGKMTKHYATERHRRVQLNDKYVALRSLIPIPTKTDRAINCGRRINYIQELLREVKELKQLVEKKRCSRERSKRGTDGEELEGGGAWDVESSNAKAGGVVGDGVEDQSYNLRSSWLQRKTKDTEVDVRIVDDEVTIKLVQRKLNCLLLVSRLLDDLQLDLHHVAGGHIGDYYSFLFNTKIYEGSSMYASAIANKVMEAVDRQYNNNTSNTY; encoded by the exons AGTTTTCGTACGAAAATATGTATGAAGAAACTGGGTGCTCTGATCCCAATTCCATGTCAGCTGAACCTACACCGGATGCTTCAGAAAATGGGTTTCCTCAAACCATGGCGCATATTGCTTCTTTGCCTTCTTTTCCTCCGCCCCTCATTCCCGGTGCTCCCCAAGAAACCACCCATGGCCATTTTCACGACAATGATCTCAATCTTTCCATGGACGAGGTCTCTTATCATCACCACCGTACCAGCGGTGGTGACGCTATGGAACTTGAGTTTCAACAGGCAGCGGCAGCTGCGGTGGGAGCGTTTGATAACACCCATAATTTTGGTCAAGAAGTTACTTCTGATTCGAATCGGATGGTGTGTCTCGATCAATCCAATTGGGTTGGAACTCAAATTCAGGAAATGGGGTTTAATCACCACCATCAGATTCAATCTCAAGATCATCAGCATCAGCAGCACCACTTTTCTGATTCCGCCATGGCCACTGCCTACACTCAAGCTCCAGACCTCTTGAATTTCTTAAACATGCCGGCCGCTGCCAGATGCTCCAACAAGTCTTCCATCTCCTTCTCCAATCTCCACACCTCCGCCATGGGAGGGTATCTTGGAGACCTTCCCGCCGGAGACGGTGGCACCTCATCATCGACTTCGCTTTCAATACTCTACGATCCTCTGTTTCACTTGAATCTTCCACCGCAGCCGCCGCTGTTCAAGGAACTGTTTCACTCTCTTCCTCATGGATATGGCTTACCGGCGGCGAGTTCCAGAGTCCGAGGAGGGAGTTTGTTCCCGGAAGGGGAGATAATGGAGAGAGAAGGAACTGCCGGAGTTTATGAAGACGGCGATGGAAGCGGTGTTTTGGAGTTCAGTAGAGATATGGCGGATTGTATTGGGAAAGGACGAGATGGGAAAATGACTAAACATTATGCCACTGAACGCCATAGAAGAGTTCAATTGAATGACAAATATGTAGCTCTCAGAAGTTTGATTCCTATTCCTACTAAG ACTGATAGAGCAATCAATTGTGGGAGACGCATAAATTACATCCAAGAGCTTCTAAGAGAAGTGAAAGAACTGAAACAACTGGTGGAGAAGAAGAGATGCAGCAGAGAGAGGAGCAAAAGAGGTACGGACGGGGAGGAATTAGAGGGCGGCGGCGCGTGGGATGTTGAAAGCTCAAATGCAAAAGCAGGTGGTGTT GTGGGAGACGGCGTAGAAGATCAAAGCTACAATTTGAGAAGCTCATGGCTGCAGAGAAAGACCAAAGATACTGAAGTTGATGTGAGAATTGTTGATGATGAAGTTACTATAAAGCTTGTGCAGCGTAAACTCAACTGCTTGTTGCTTGTCTCTAGATTGCTTGATGATCTTCAGCTTGATCTTCACCATGTCGCCGGTGGTCATATCGGCGATTACTACAGCTTCTTGTTCAATACCAAG ATATATGAAGGTTCATCAATGTATGCAAGTGCCATAGCCAACAAGGTTATGGAGGCAGTGGACAGACAATACAACAACAACACATCCAATACCTATTAA
- the LOC120092653 gene encoding 60S ribosomal protein L37a, with product MTKRTKKAGIVGKYGTRYGASLRKQIKKMEVSQHSKYFCEFCGKYAVKRKAVGIWGCKDCGKVKAGGAYTLNTASAVTVRSTIRRLREQTES from the exons ATG ACAAAGAGAACCAAGAAGGCTGGCATCGTTGGCAAGTATG GCACTCGTTATGGTGCTAGTTTGAGGAAGCAAATTAAGAAGATGGAAGTAAGTCAGCACAGCAAGTACTTCTGCGAGTTTTGTGGAAAG TATGCTGTGAAGAGAAAGGCTGTTGGAATATGGGGTTGCAAAGATTGCGGCAAAGTGAAAGCAGGAGGTGCTTACACGTTGAA TACTGCTAGTGCCGTCACTGTGAGGAGTACCATTAGAAGGTTGAGGGAGCAGACAGAGAGCTAA